The Desulfolucanica intricata genome has a window encoding:
- a CDS encoding glycosyltransferase has product MKILLIGFTKIAYMPYIHFYINQLYKTNIEINLIYWDRDGKPDVDPPRGVNVFKFSDNMSDSESMAKKIPHFMRFRKFATKVIKENNFDLIIVLHSTPGVLLYDILIKKYSRKYILDYRDVTYENFNLYKKIIHGLVNHSIVTFVSSDAFRIYLPKKNNICTSHNILLDSLENRNIRRYQPRDKQPIRIRYWGFIRHEEINKTIITRLANDSRFELHYHGREQKTAKNLKNYCKKLGVNNVFFHGEYKPDDRYSFASETDLLHNIYENDATQLAMGNKFYDGIVFYIPQLCNEGSFMGQKVETSGIGIALDPNKENFAELIFEYYNSLNWKDFNAMCDDMLKKVLAEYSKGTEIIQDIFNGKKIQ; this is encoded by the coding sequence ATGAAAATATTGCTAATTGGTTTTACGAAAATTGCTTATATGCCATATATTCATTTTTACATAAATCAACTTTATAAAACAAATATTGAAATTAATTTAATATATTGGGATAGGGATGGCAAACCAGATGTAGATCCCCCAAGGGGGGTAAATGTATTTAAGTTTTCTGATAACATGTCGGATAGCGAATCGATGGCTAAAAAAATTCCGCACTTTATGAGATTTAGAAAATTTGCAACGAAAGTGATTAAAGAAAACAATTTTGATTTGATTATTGTTCTGCATTCAACTCCCGGTGTATTGCTATATGATATTTTAATAAAAAAGTATTCAAGGAAATATATTCTAGATTACAGAGATGTTACCTATGAGAATTTTAATTTATATAAAAAAATTATACATGGGCTTGTGAATCATTCTATAGTAACATTTGTTAGTTCTGATGCTTTTAGGATTTATCTGCCCAAAAAGAATAATATATGTACGTCACATAATATTTTGTTGGACTCTTTAGAGAATAGAAATATAAGGCGTTACCAACCCCGTGATAAACAGCCAATTAGAATTAGGTATTGGGGATTTATAAGACATGAAGAAATTAATAAAACAATTATTACTAGATTAGCTAATGACAGCAGGTTTGAGCTTCACTACCATGGAAGGGAGCAGAAGACTGCTAAAAATTTAAAGAATTATTGTAAGAAACTTGGTGTTAACAATGTTTTTTTTCACGGTGAATATAAACCTGATGATAGATATTCTTTCGCTTCGGAAACGGACCTTCTACACAATATATATGAGAATGATGCAACGCAATTAGCTATGGGTAATAAATTTTATGACGGGATAGTTTTTTATATACCACAACTTTGTAATGAAGGTTCTTTTATGGGTCAAAAGGTAGAAACCTCTGGAATAGGAATTGCATTGGATCCAAACAAAGAGAACTTCGCCGAATTGATTTTTGAATATTATAACTCACTAAACTGGAAAGATTTTAATGCGATGTGTGATGACATGCTAAAAAAGGTATTAGCAGAATACAGTAAAGGAACAGAAATAATTCAAGATATATTTAACGGAAAGAAGATACAGTAA
- a CDS encoding response regulator transcription factor yields the protein MAEEKILVVDDEALIRKLLQYHLVNNGFRVVTTGNSYRVLELVQVEKPDLIILDILLPGIDGIELCREIRKQNNVPIIFLTSKNDSSDVVLGLGVGGDDYITKPFKPQEMIARVKAHLRRWRLQDTGGSTAVQNRKLKYKGLEVDLPGRSVFVNGRAVNLTVKEFDLLALLARNPNHVFTYRQLLNLIWKYENYDDKRTLLVHINRLRKKIEPDPSKPVYILTMKGVGYKFSGLV from the coding sequence ATGGCTGAGGAGAAAATACTGGTCGTAGATGACGAAGCTTTGATAAGAAAACTACTCCAATATCACCTGGTGAACAATGGCTTCAGGGTAGTCACCACCGGAAACAGTTACCGGGTATTGGAGCTGGTGCAAGTTGAAAAACCGGATCTGATTATCCTTGATATACTGTTACCGGGGATTGACGGCATAGAATTATGCCGCGAAATACGCAAGCAGAACAATGTCCCGATCATCTTCCTTACTTCCAAGAATGACAGTTCGGATGTTGTACTGGGCCTTGGGGTAGGCGGCGATGACTACATAACCAAACCTTTTAAGCCGCAGGAAATGATCGCCCGGGTGAAAGCCCACCTGCGCCGCTGGCGCTTACAAGATACCGGCGGCAGTACAGCAGTGCAAAACCGGAAGCTTAAATATAAAGGCCTGGAAGTAGACCTGCCCGGGCGATCCGTATTTGTCAACGGCCGGGCGGTGAATCTTACGGTAAAGGAATTTGACCTGCTGGCTTTGTTGGCCCGAAATCCAAACCACGTTTTTACCTATAGACAGCTGCTGAACTTGATCTGGAAATATGAAAATTATGATGATAAAAGGACATTGCTGGTACATATCAACAGGCTGCGTAAAAAAATTGAACCCGACCCCTCTAAGCCGGTATATATTCTGACCATGAAGGGAGTGGGTTACAAATTCAGCGGGCTGGTTTAA
- a CDS encoding glycosyltransferase family 4 protein: protein MKNILFICTEGFDTPGPSNHLISSLIEDLLENNFEVTLIQSRRKRLNDDIPDNLKNQQKLHVETVDRKIVPKSAFVRRYIEEAFYAFRCFNKWRKMNFIDAVFVQSCPTVIFSIVLLKIFMKRPILYSVQDMWPGSAVNSGVLKNKLVANFFYILQKIAYNFSDIITVISEDMKTKVLEQGVSEEKVYTIVNWFDDRTVHEVPWGENRFVKKYNLDKDKFYVQYAGTMGYVFDYKMVLNVAEKLRSYKDIEFHMIGQGSQKDSFINDAKIQGLDNIKFFPLEPQHMVSDVYSACSVCLIPLKRGIIGNSVPSKAGLLMACNRAIINSVDDDSDYYRMFNENKIGISVSNKNPDAVVEAILELYNNKERRELYAKNGQKFGESYYARSVNTKKFIKVLRDMVKEK, encoded by the coding sequence ATGAAAAATATATTATTTATATGTACAGAAGGATTTGATACGCCGGGGCCTTCTAATCATTTAATTAGTTCGTTAATTGAAGACCTCCTTGAAAACAATTTTGAAGTTACACTAATTCAAAGCAGAAGAAAGAGATTAAATGATGATATACCGGATAATTTAAAAAATCAACAAAAATTACATGTAGAAACTGTTGATAGGAAAATAGTACCAAAAAGTGCCTTTGTTAGAAGGTATATAGAAGAAGCATTCTATGCATTTAGGTGTTTTAATAAGTGGCGAAAGATGAACTTTATTGATGCTGTTTTTGTTCAATCATGCCCAACAGTTATATTTTCTATTGTTTTGCTCAAAATTTTCATGAAAAGACCAATATTATATAGTGTTCAAGATATGTGGCCTGGGAGTGCAGTTAATAGTGGCGTGCTGAAAAATAAACTTGTAGCTAATTTTTTTTATATACTCCAAAAAATTGCTTATAATTTCAGTGATATAATCACAGTTATTTCAGAAGATATGAAAACAAAGGTGTTAGAACAAGGAGTGTCAGAAGAAAAGGTTTACACGATTGTAAATTGGTTTGATGATCGCACAGTTCATGAAGTTCCATGGGGAGAAAATAGATTTGTTAAGAAATATAATTTAGACAAAGATAAGTTCTATGTCCAATACGCTGGCACTATGGGGTATGTTTTTGATTATAAAATGGTACTAAATGTAGCTGAAAAACTTAGATCTTACAAAGATATCGAATTTCATATGATAGGTCAAGGAAGTCAAAAAGATAGTTTCATCAATGATGCAAAGATTCAAGGATTAGATAACATAAAATTCTTTCCTCTTGAACCGCAACATATGGTTTCCGATGTATATAGTGCTTGCTCAGTTTGCTTGATTCCCTTGAAAAGGGGTATAATAGGCAATTCCGTTCCGAGTAAAGCAGGGCTTTTAATGGCTTGCAATAGAGCAATAATTAATTCTGTTGATGATGATTCTGATTACTACAGAATGTTTAATGAGAATAAAATTGGAATCTCGGTATCTAATAAGAACCCCGACGCTGTAGTAGAAGCAATTCTTGAACTATATAACAATAAAGAAAGGCGAGAACTATACGCTAAAAACGGCCAGAAATTTGGGGAGAGTTATTATGCAAGAAGTGTAAACACAAAAAAGTTTATTAAAGTTTTAAGAGACATGGTAAAGGAAAAGTGA
- a CDS encoding sugar transferase has product MYKKYFKRILDLILALIALPFWFIILIIVGPVIYFQDKGSIFYNAPRLGKDGNIFKMYKFRSMKVNAPDIRNKDGSTFNSEDDPRLTKIGKFIRKTSLDETPQLLNVIKGDMSIIGPRPDLPEHRLLYEGNEERKLEVRPGISGYNQAYYRNTVPWKERIQNDIYYIDHLSLWFDIKIFFKTAVSVLKREDIYVVPANSMEMAASIEDHVEADKNTRVGT; this is encoded by the coding sequence ATGTATAAAAAATATTTCAAGAGAATACTTGATCTGATATTAGCGCTAATCGCTCTGCCCTTTTGGTTTATTATATTAATTATCGTCGGGCCAGTTATCTATTTTCAAGACAAGGGATCAATTTTCTATAACGCTCCACGGCTTGGTAAAGATGGAAATATATTTAAAATGTACAAATTCCGGTCCATGAAAGTGAATGCACCAGATATTAGAAATAAAGATGGTTCAACGTTTAATTCAGAGGATGATCCGAGACTTACAAAGATAGGAAAATTCATACGCAAGACTAGCCTTGATGAAACACCACAACTACTTAACGTCATTAAAGGGGATATGAGTATCATTGGGCCAAGACCTGATTTACCAGAACATCGCTTGCTATACGAGGGGAATGAAGAACGAAAACTGGAAGTGAGACCGGGAATTTCAGGATATAACCAAGCGTATTATAGAAACACAGTCCCGTGGAAAGAACGTATTCAAAATGATATTTATTATATTGACCATCTTAGTTTATGGTTTGACATAAAAATATTCTTTAAAACAGCTGTATCGGTTTTAAAGCGTGAAGATATCTATGTAGTGCCGGCTAATAGTATGGAGATGGCAGCAAGTATTGAAGATCACGTAGAGGCTGACAAGAACACTAGGGTTGGGACGTGA
- a CDS encoding four helix bundle protein, producing the protein MYNDTSKIILWQKSHELVLKVYEITKGFPGDEQFGLTSQIRRAYVSIPGNIVEGKAGEAF; encoded by the coding sequence ATGTACAACGATACCAGTAAGATTATCCTCTGGCAAAAATCACATGAGCTAGTCTTAAAGGTCTACGAAATCACAAAAGGCTTTCCTGGAGATGAACAGTTTGGATTAACATCTCAAATAAGGAGAGCCTATGTTTCTATACCCGGTAACATTGTCGAAGGCAAAGCAGGGGAAGCATTTTAA
- a CDS encoding GNAT family N-acetyltransferase: MKHEKIESAVTFSELQWDTEFFGVSCAKAILHKPVTRLEWKGLLEKFRNYQFISIQNLNSEPANALLIGKDTTAFLADVNIQFIKKIDAPAIMPESIRIYQAMERDERIVNMADFPFSKFTEDPELAKRGGAEVYRQWLKNSFEKENKFYAVAEGADGGIDGFLLHSYYDRTCIIELVAVLSNKAKGGIGTKLFEAIEHSAYKRGCSEIKVGTQVRNVGAINFYYKVGCKQVGCHQVYHLWNL; this comes from the coding sequence ATGAAACATGAAAAGATAGAGAGTGCGGTTACATTCAGCGAGTTGCAATGGGATACCGAGTTTTTTGGGGTAAGCTGTGCTAAAGCGATACTACATAAGCCAGTTACAAGATTAGAATGGAAAGGCTTATTAGAGAAATTTAGAAACTACCAGTTTATATCTATTCAGAACCTTAATTCGGAACCAGCTAATGCCTTGCTTATTGGAAAAGATACAACGGCTTTCTTGGCTGATGTAAATATACAATTCATAAAGAAAATTGATGCTCCTGCTATTATGCCGGAGAGCATCAGGATTTATCAAGCAATGGAGCGAGATGAAAGAATAGTTAATATGGCAGATTTTCCGTTCTCAAAGTTCACAGAAGATCCTGAACTAGCTAAAAGGGGTGGTGCCGAAGTCTACCGGCAATGGCTGAAAAATTCCTTCGAAAAGGAGAATAAATTCTATGCTGTAGCTGAAGGAGCCGATGGAGGGATAGATGGGTTTTTACTACATTCTTATTATGATAGAACTTGTATCATTGAATTGGTAGCTGTTTTAAGTAATAAGGCTAAAGGCGGCATTGGAACGAAATTATTTGAAGCTATAGAACATTCGGCCTATAAACGCGGGTGTAGTGAGATTAAAGTTGGCACTCAAGTACGAAACGTAGGAGCTATTAATTTTTATTATAAAGTTGGATGCAAGCAGGTGGGCTGTCATCAAGTTTATCATTTATGGAATCTATAA
- a CDS encoding DegT/DnrJ/EryC1/StrS family aminotransferase, whose translation MAEIKNISFSPPDITDAEIEEVIQALKSGWITTGPRTKLFEQKIAEYLGVNKAVCLNSATAAMELTLRILGIGPGDEVITSAYTYTASASVIDHVGAKIVLLDVAPDSFEMDYSKLADAITERTKAIIPVDIAGKMCDYDKIFEAVESKKELFKANNEIQRLFNRVIVMTDAAHAFGAERKGMKCGQVADFTCFSFHAVKNITTSEGGAVVWRNDLGLDDEWLYNQFMLYSLHGQSKDALAKNQKGSWEYDIIYPAYKCNMTDILAAIGLIQLKRYEALLERRKGVIKTYDRALLPLGVKSLLHYGEDYVSTGHLYLARIPGIGEAERNEIIIKMAEAGVATNVHYKPLPMFTAYKKLGFDIKDYPNAFNMYKNEVTLPLHTILTDEDVEYVIDNFKRIIYEILNNREVAASR comes from the coding sequence ATGGCTGAAATAAAGAACATATCTTTCTCTCCACCGGATATTACAGATGCGGAGATTGAAGAAGTTATACAAGCCTTAAAATCAGGATGGATTACAACCGGACCGAGAACAAAATTATTTGAGCAAAAGATAGCTGAATATTTAGGAGTCAATAAAGCCGTCTGCCTAAATTCTGCAACAGCAGCTATGGAACTTACTCTGCGTATTTTAGGTATTGGACCAGGTGATGAGGTAATTACTTCAGCATATACATATACAGCTTCAGCTTCAGTAATAGATCACGTCGGTGCAAAAATTGTGTTGCTGGACGTGGCTCCGGATTCCTTTGAGATGGATTATTCCAAATTAGCTGATGCAATTACCGAGAGAACAAAGGCAATAATTCCAGTAGATATAGCTGGCAAGATGTGCGACTACGATAAGATATTTGAAGCAGTTGAAAGTAAGAAAGAATTATTCAAAGCTAACAATGAAATTCAGCGCTTGTTTAATAGGGTAATAGTAATGACTGATGCAGCCCATGCTTTCGGAGCGGAAAGAAAAGGAATGAAATGTGGACAGGTTGCTGATTTCACATGTTTTTCTTTTCATGCAGTTAAGAATATAACCACTTCTGAAGGGGGAGCAGTTGTTTGGCGAAACGATTTAGGATTAGATGATGAGTGGCTTTACAATCAATTTATGTTATATAGCTTGCATGGTCAATCCAAGGATGCTCTAGCCAAAAACCAAAAAGGTTCCTGGGAATATGACATCATTTATCCGGCCTATAAATGTAATATGACCGATATATTAGCGGCTATCGGTTTAATACAGCTTAAAAGATATGAAGCTCTGTTGGAAAGGCGTAAAGGAGTCATCAAGACCTACGATAGGGCATTGTTGCCGTTAGGAGTTAAGAGTTTGTTGCATTATGGGGAGGATTATGTATCTACCGGGCACCTTTATTTAGCAAGGATACCTGGAATCGGGGAAGCTGAGAGAAATGAAATCATAATAAAGATGGCTGAGGCGGGGGTTGCAACTAATGTACATTACAAGCCGTTGCCTATGTTTACTGCCTATAAGAAATTAGGGTTTGATATTAAGGATTATCCTAATGCTTTTAATATGTATAAAAATGAGGTTACATTACCGCTACATACTATATTGACAGATGAGGATGTGGAGTATGTGATTGATAATTTCAAGAGAATTATATATGAAATTTTAAATAATAGAGAAGTTGCTGCAAGTAGATAG
- a CDS encoding polysaccharide biosynthesis protein, translated as MSYIARVTTLMLCDFFLVNLAMLTALLIRFYESQKIGLILDQYLYFAPVSAIILVGFFYIFKLYQKVWAYASVGELVAIAKAVSVGTAAVIAITFFVSTPLPRSVVLMSWAFNLLFIGGSRLAWRMHVHKKKNGAANGLSTVVKKRTLIVGAGDAGVLIVRELKNHDSEYLPLGFVDDDKNKQNMTVMDVPVVGTRKQLPWLIEKYGIEEVIIAMPSVPGKIVQETVELCKKTPVKLKILPGVYQLINGNVTVNHLRDVQVEDLLGREPVNVDLHEIAGYLLNKVVLVTGAGGSIGSELCRQVAKFNPKLLVVLGHGENSIHNIVLELKEAYMDRLPVEIVIADIRDKQKIDQVFETYKPSVVFHAAAHKHVPLMELHPDEAVKTNIFGTRNVAEAADRVGTDIFVMISTDKAVNPSSVMGATKRIAELIIQQLNSVSDTTFTAVRFGNVLGSNGSVVPIFKRQIAKGGPVTVTHPEMKRYFMTIPEAVQLVVQAGAIAKGGEVFVLDMGEPVKIVDLAKCMINLSGLEPERDIEIKFTGIRPGEKLFEELLTAEEGSKATKHKRIFVARTAKVDLETLVFELVKLKELGSKLKAKDVFNSMIALVPNMVLYRKDMTG; from the coding sequence ATGAGTTACATAGCACGGGTTACCACCCTGATGTTATGTGATTTTTTTCTTGTCAACCTGGCAATGCTTACAGCCTTACTGATTCGCTTTTATGAGTCGCAGAAAATCGGCTTGATATTGGATCAATATTTGTATTTTGCTCCGGTATCTGCCATAATACTGGTTGGCTTCTTCTACATATTTAAACTTTATCAGAAGGTTTGGGCCTATGCCAGTGTCGGTGAGCTGGTTGCCATTGCTAAGGCTGTTTCGGTGGGTACGGCAGCAGTAATTGCTATAACCTTTTTTGTTTCTACTCCCTTACCCAGAAGTGTAGTGCTGATGTCCTGGGCCTTTAATCTTCTTTTTATCGGCGGTTCCAGGTTGGCTTGGCGTATGCATGTACATAAAAAGAAAAATGGTGCAGCTAATGGTTTAAGTACCGTGGTGAAAAAAAGAACCCTTATTGTCGGGGCCGGAGATGCCGGTGTCCTTATAGTGCGGGAATTAAAAAATCATGACAGTGAATACCTGCCCCTGGGGTTTGTGGATGATGATAAAAACAAGCAGAATATGACTGTTATGGATGTTCCGGTGGTGGGAACCCGGAAACAGCTGCCCTGGTTGATTGAAAAGTATGGAATTGAAGAAGTTATTATAGCCATGCCCTCGGTGCCCGGGAAAATCGTTCAGGAAACCGTGGAGCTGTGTAAAAAAACGCCTGTTAAGTTAAAGATCTTGCCCGGTGTATACCAGTTGATTAACGGGAATGTAACCGTCAACCACCTTCGTGATGTTCAAGTTGAAGACTTATTGGGCCGGGAGCCTGTTAATGTAGACCTGCATGAGATCGCCGGGTATCTATTGAATAAGGTAGTCTTAGTAACAGGGGCCGGCGGATCAATTGGCTCCGAGCTGTGCCGGCAGGTGGCCAAGTTTAATCCAAAGCTACTGGTAGTCCTGGGGCATGGTGAAAACAGTATACATAATATTGTCCTGGAACTAAAAGAAGCCTATATGGACAGGCTGCCGGTAGAGATAGTGATTGCCGATATACGGGACAAGCAGAAGATTGATCAAGTTTTTGAGACGTATAAGCCTTCGGTAGTATTCCATGCTGCCGCTCACAAGCATGTTCCGCTCATGGAACTTCACCCTGATGAAGCGGTAAAGACTAATATTTTTGGTACCAGGAATGTGGCCGAGGCTGCCGACAGGGTGGGTACGGATATCTTTGTTATGATATCTACCGATAAGGCGGTTAACCCTTCCAGTGTAATGGGTGCAACTAAGCGTATAGCCGAACTTATTATACAGCAGTTGAACAGCGTTAGTGACACTACCTTTACTGCAGTTCGTTTCGGCAATGTTCTGGGCAGTAACGGAAGTGTGGTGCCGATATTTAAAAGGCAGATTGCTAAGGGCGGGCCTGTGACTGTAACTCACCCGGAGATGAAGCGATATTTTATGACCATACCGGAAGCTGTGCAGCTGGTGGTACAGGCCGGAGCTATTGCTAAGGGTGGAGAGGTATTTGTCCTTGATATGGGCGAGCCTGTGAAGATTGTGGATTTGGCCAAGTGTATGATTAATTTATCAGGTTTGGAACCTGAAAGGGATATAGAGATTAAGTTTACCGGTATAAGGCCGGGGGAAAAGCTCTTTGAGGAGCTGCTTACTGCAGAGGAAGGATCAAAGGCTACAAAGCATAAAAGGATTTTTGTTGCACGTACTGCTAAGGTGGATCTGGAAACATTGGTATTTGAGTTGGTCAAGCTTAAAGAGTTAGGATCCAAATTAAAAGCTAAGGATGTATTCAACTCTATGATAGCTCTTGTTCCTAATATGGTATTATATAGGAAAGATATGACTGGGTGA